DNA from Actinomyces sp. oral taxon 897:
CTCCTCGGACTGGGCGCGGTCCACCACGATACGCAGCACCAGGGCCAGGAGCCTGCCCGCCCAGGCATCGTACAGGCAGGCGAAGGCCTGGGCGTCCCCCTGCGCGACCCGGGTCAGCAGGGCGGCGTCCGGCTGTGCCTCCGGCCCCGCCCCCGTGGTGTCCTGCGGTGTCACGGTGACATCGTAGGGGACCGGGCCGGGCGGTGGCTCCCCGGCGTCGTAGCGGGGGTGGCCTGCGGGCCGGCCTGCGCGCCCTGGACGCCCGCGTGGCGCCCCGGCGGGGCGGCGGGGCGGGTGGTGTCCGGAGGACCTGTCACCCGAAGGTGAAGGAGTAGAGGGCCAGGCCGGGGGAGACGGTGAGCTCCAGCGTGCCGCTGCTGGTCTGTGGCGTGCTGAGCAGCTCCAGGGCGTTGGGGACCCCGGAGACGTGGAGGGTGCGCTCCTGGCCGCCGTCCACGCTGTAGGTGAGGTCGCCCTCGCCGGAGACCACCAGGTTGACCTGCCTGCCGTGGTAGGCCAGGCGCAGCCGGGCAGGGCCGTCCGCGGGGGAGACGGACTGCCGCCCCACGTCCCAGGTGCCCTCCAGTGCGAAGGTGTCCGGCTCCAGGGAGTCAGGGAAGGTCAGCTCCTGGCGGCCCTCCGGGAGACGTCCGGAGGCGAACATGGAGGCCCGGGCCGCCCCCAGGTACGTCTCCGGGGTCCGCGACCCGGTCACGGTGGGGGCGTCGTCCTCGGGGGTGAACACGGGCTCGGGCAGGGCGACGTCCGGGTCGGCCTGACGCAGCAGCTCACGCACGAGCCTCTCGGTGGTGGCCTCACCACCCTCCCCGAAGGCCACCTGACGCAGCTGGCCGGTGGCGTCGGCGAGGTAGTGGGTGGGCCAGTAGCGGTTGCCGAAGCTTCGCCAGGTGGCCAGGTCGGAGTCCACCGCCACGGGGTAGGTGATACCCAGCCTCCTGGCGCCCTCGCGCACGTTGTTCGTCTCCTTCTCGAAGGCGTACTCCGGGGAGTGGACGCCGATGACCTGCAGCCCGTGGGCGGCGTAGGTCTCGTGGAGCCTCTGGATACCGGGGACGGAGCGCTGGCAGTTGATGCACGAGTAGGCCCAGAAGTCGATGAGCTGGACCTTTCCCGCCCGGTCCGCCTCGCTCAGGGGCTGGTCGCCGGGGGTGTTGAGCCACGCGGTGGCCCCCGTGACGGCGGGCAGGGCGCCGCAGTCGGCCAGGTGGTCGGCGCCCGGGACGCAGGCCCGGTTCGACCCCGCGCCCCTGCCGTTGAGGAACCGGTCGACGCCGGCCTGGAGGGAGGCGGTGTAGTCGGGCAGGGAGCGCTGGAGGGCCGCGGGCAGGTCGAGGACGAGCGCCACGGACAGGGCGACCATGAGGGCCCCGGCGGCCAGGCGCACGCCCCTCTGACGGGAGCGGAAGGCCCTGAGACGCTGGGTGACCCTCTGCCCCGCCAGCGCGAAGGCCAGCAGGGGCACGGCGGCGCCCAGGGCGAAGGACAGGGCCAGGGTCACGGTGTCCGCGCCGATCCTCCCGGTGGAGCCCGCCACGGAGACGGCCGCCAGGACCGGGCCGGCGCAGGGGACGTAGGCGGCGCCCAGGACCAGGCCCAGGGCGAGGCCGCCGGAGGGGTTGCGCGAGCCCAGCCTCTGGAACCGGGCGAAGGGGCGCTCCATGACCTCCATGACCCTCGGGACGATCATGCCCACGCCAATGAGGGCCAGCAGGACGATCCCCGTCCAGCGGACGAGGTCCTGGGGCAGGTGGAGGAGGGTGAGCAGGGTCGATCCCAGGAGGGTGAGGACGGTGAAGCTGAGCACCAGGCCGGTGACCACCAGGTAGGGGCGCCACCGGGAGGGGGGCTCGGGTCCGGCGTCGGGCCGTGCCGCCCGGGTGCCCCCGGACAGGAGGACGACAGGCAGGACCGGCAGGACACAGGGGGAGATCCCGGTAATGAGGCCTCCGAGCACGCCTATGAGAACCAGGCTAATCATGATCACTCCTTATCGGCAGGTGGTGTCACCTCGGGTTCGGAGCGGAAGGGGGTAGTGGATTGGAGGGGTGAGGGCCCCTTAAGGGGTCGGGGCTACAGCACCTCCGTCACGGCCCCCA
Protein-coding regions in this window:
- a CDS encoding cytochrome c biogenesis protein CcdA, producing MISLVLIGVLGGLITGISPCVLPVLPVVLLSGGTRAARPDAGPEPPSRWRPYLVVTGLVLSFTVLTLLGSTLLTLLHLPQDLVRWTGIVLLALIGVGMIVPRVMEVMERPFARFQRLGSRNPSGGLALGLVLGAAYVPCAGPVLAAVSVAGSTGRIGADTVTLALSFALGAAVPLLAFALAGQRVTQRLRAFRSRQRGVRLAAGALMVALSVALVLDLPAALQRSLPDYTASLQAGVDRFLNGRGAGSNRACVPGADHLADCGALPAVTGATAWLNTPGDQPLSEADRAGKVQLIDFWAYSCINCQRSVPGIQRLHETYAAHGLQVIGVHSPEYAFEKETNNVREGARRLGITYPVAVDSDLATWRSFGNRYWPTHYLADATGQLRQVAFGEGGEATTERLVRELLRQADPDVALPEPVFTPEDDAPTVTGSRTPETYLGAARASMFASGRLPEGRQELTFPDSLEPDTFALEGTWDVGRQSVSPADGPARLRLAYHGRQVNLVVSGEGDLTYSVDGGQERTLHVSGVPNALELLSTPQTSSGTLELTVSPGLALYSFTFG